In Buchananella sp. 14KM1171, the genomic stretch CCGCGCGCACCCCGGCAGAGGTCGAGGCGCAGCTGCGCCTGCAACTGCCGGCCGGGCTGCGGCTGCTGCCTGCCGCTCCCGCAGCCGACCAGGACTCCTACGTGGTCACCACGGAGTTGGCGCGCGCCCACGGCTTGGAGCAGATCGCTGACCTGGCGCGGCTGCCTGCCCCGGTGACGCTGGGGGCCAACTCTGAGGCGGTGGCGCGCCCGCACGGACCTGCCGGGCTGGCGCGCACCTACGGCGTGGAGGCAACCCTGACCCCGATCGAGGACTCCGGCGGCCCGCTCACGCTCAAGGCTTTGCGCGACGGCGACATCCAGGTGGCCGTGCTGTACACCGCCAATCCGGCCCTAGCGGACCCGACCCTCACCACCCTGGCCGATCCGAAGGGGCTGTTCCTGGCGGCCAACGTGGTTCCCCTGGCACGCCACGACCTGCCTGAGCAGGCCGTGGCCGTGATCAACGCCGTGAACG encodes the following:
- a CDS encoding ABC transporter substrate-binding protein, whose translation is MSRLRALVFATALSVGLGGCALADPLAPVPDDSDAIVVGSQDYYSNEIVAEIWAQSLEGAGFTVRREFRIGQREVYLPEVEAGAIELFPEYNGPLLQAWDPATTARTPAEVEAQLRLQLPAGLRLLPAAPAADQDSYVVTTELARAHGLEQIADLARLPAPVTLGANSEAVARPHGPAGLARTYGVEATLTPIEDSGGPLTLKALRDGDIQVAVLYTANPALADPTLTTLADPKGLFLAANVVPLARHDLPEQAVAVINAVNERLTTAELLELNKRSVDTQAPAAQIAEQWLAQQGLAP